The following are encoded in a window of Methylocystis rosea genomic DNA:
- a CDS encoding tetratricopeptide repeat protein, giving the protein MGFCRAATSRRQASLLSGQALTRGAAALAIIALAGCETASGIRPPGRGIAEIADTDANSASVNIDSLSEVIRRNPSSAEAYNTRGVAYARVGRFQEAVADFTQAIKLEPNNSAAYTNRALALRQMGQSDAARADFDRAIEVNPKHAPAYVGRANLLRTQGNLDQALADLDQAIRLNPESAQAFHARGLIHQKRGDDARAVTDFDNAIDRDPFAAAPYLARGESLVKLGKFDKAVEDFNAALNVDSKSALAWAWLGVAYDKSGNRSKAQESYQRALTLDPQQPLAKQGMGRG; this is encoded by the coding sequence GTGGGCTTTTGCCGTGCGGCGACGTCGCGTCGCCAAGCTTCGCTCCTCTCTGGTCAGGCCCTAACGCGCGGCGCGGCGGCGCTCGCCATCATCGCTCTGGCGGGCTGCGAAACCGCGAGCGGCATCCGTCCGCCGGGACGCGGCATCGCCGAGATCGCCGACACCGACGCCAACTCCGCCTCCGTCAATATTGATTCGCTCAGCGAAGTGATTCGGCGCAATCCGTCGAGCGCCGAGGCTTACAACACCCGCGGCGTCGCTTACGCTCGGGTCGGGCGGTTCCAGGAGGCGGTCGCCGACTTCACGCAGGCCATCAAGCTCGAGCCGAATAATTCGGCGGCCTACACCAATCGCGCGCTCGCGCTCCGCCAGATGGGCCAGAGCGACGCCGCCCGCGCCGACTTCGACAGAGCGATCGAAGTCAATCCCAAACATGCGCCGGCTTATGTCGGTCGCGCCAACCTGCTGCGCACCCAGGGCAATCTTGATCAGGCGCTTGCCGATCTCGACCAGGCCATCCGGCTCAATCCCGAAAGCGCGCAGGCGTTTCATGCGCGCGGGCTGATCCATCAGAAGCGCGGCGATGATGCGCGCGCCGTGACGGATTTCGACAACGCGATCGACCGCGATCCCTTTGCGGCGGCGCCCTATCTGGCGCGCGGCGAAAGCCTGGTTAAACTCGGCAAATTCGACAAGGCGGTCGAAGACTTCAACGCCGCGCTCAACGTCGACAGCAAGAGCGCGCTGGCGTGGGCCTGGCTCGGCGTCGCTTACGACAAGAGCGGCAACCGCTCCAAGGCGCAGGAATCCTATCAGCGCGCGCTCACGCTCGATCCGCAGCAGCCTCTCGCCAAACAGGGCATGGGGCGCGGTTAG
- a CDS encoding TerC family protein codes for MSPEFSLGWEVFEIIWINLLLSGDNAILIALACRQLPVRQRRWGVFLGALGGVILRIAFTLVVVELMAVPYLKIVGAILLLIVAVKLLIDEAEHSDVKAKPNLWSAVGAIIMADAVMSLDNVIAIAAAAHGSTNLIVFGLLVSVPIVMFGAGALLKVLERFPALVWAGAGLLGWVAGDMAAADPALPAFVHVANHKALELGLSIAGCVLVLAVAFAIAIYRQWREDQRVSRD; via the coding sequence ATGTCTCCGGAATTCAGCCTTGGCTGGGAAGTCTTCGAGATCATCTGGATCAACCTGCTGCTCTCGGGCGACAACGCAATTTTGATTGCGCTTGCGTGTCGGCAACTGCCCGTGCGTCAGCGACGCTGGGGCGTATTTCTGGGCGCCCTAGGCGGCGTCATTCTGCGCATCGCTTTCACGCTCGTCGTCGTCGAGCTTATGGCGGTTCCCTATCTGAAAATTGTCGGCGCGATTCTGCTGCTCATCGTCGCGGTGAAACTGCTGATCGACGAAGCCGAGCACTCGGACGTCAAGGCCAAACCGAACCTCTGGAGCGCGGTCGGGGCCATCATCATGGCGGACGCGGTGATGTCGCTCGACAATGTGATCGCCATCGCGGCGGCGGCGCATGGCTCGACCAATCTCATCGTCTTCGGGCTTCTCGTTTCGGTGCCGATCGTGATGTTCGGCGCGGGCGCGCTGCTGAAAGTGCTGGAGAGGTTTCCGGCGCTGGTCTGGGCGGGCGCCGGCCTTCTCGGCTGGGTCGCGGGCGACATGGCGGCCGCTGATCCGGCCCTGCCCGCATTCGTGCATGTCGCGAACCACAAAGCGCTCGAACTTGGGCTTTCGATTGCCGGCTGCGTCCTGGTGCTGGCCGTCGCCTTCGCGATTGCGATTTACCGGCAGTGGCGCGAGGACCAGCGCGTCTCGCGAGACTAG
- a CDS encoding PRC-barrel domain-containing protein encodes MGMAQPNANLISSDKVEGTDVYDAAGNKIGEIDHLMIDRVSGSVRYAIMTFGGFLGIGEGEHPLPWKAFRYDTNLGGYIADVTEEQLQNAPEFTGDESWSDRDWESRLHRNYGSSPYWEDTTTSTMSRDR; translated from the coding sequence ATGGGCATGGCACAGCCAAACGCCAACCTCATTTCCAGCGATAAGGTCGAAGGCACCGACGTGTACGACGCGGCCGGCAACAAGATTGGCGAGATCGATCACCTGATGATCGATCGCGTCTCTGGTTCGGTTCGATACGCGATTATGACCTTCGGCGGCTTTCTCGGCATCGGCGAAGGCGAGCACCCCTTGCCCTGGAAGGCGTTCCGTTACGACACCAATCTCGGCGGATACATCGCGGATGTGACGGAAGAGCAGCTGCAGAACGCTCCTGAATTCACAGGCGACGAAAGCTGGAGCGATCGCGACTGGGAAAGCCGGCTGCACAGGAACTACGGGTCTTCCCCCTATTGGGAAGACACGACGACGTCAACGATGTCGAGAGACCGGTGA
- a CDS encoding PQQ-dependent sugar dehydrogenase, with translation MRVGAAALLVFWTLGVGVAAPQSIAQDRRGAEIESTLKRIKLPPGFSIALYAMVPDARTLAVGREGRAIFVGTAEKRASVITPGETKAGSVEPFAPSMKFTMPHGLCFSKDGALFLVERNRVTRFDDAEKTWRDAAANATVVVKAGDLIPRSEESRGHSSRVCRIGPDDKLYISLGQPNNVAPRDKLALYEKTGIGGVIRMNLDGSQREVFATGIRNSVGMAFDTDGSLWFTDNQVDSMGDDRPPGEINRADRAGLNFGFPWYGGGHVRTNEYARAEPPKDVVFPVVETAPHAADLGVMFYRGDMFPKEYKGALFYAQHGSWDRSVPIGARVMVTLAGTTASTPFAEGWNDGSGSYLGRPVDVAELADGSLLVTDDQNGAIYRITYQAP, from the coding sequence ATGCGCGTGGGAGCCGCCGCACTTTTGGTTTTCTGGACTCTGGGCGTTGGCGTCGCCGCGCCTCAGTCGATTGCTCAAGACCGTCGCGGGGCGGAGATCGAATCCACTCTCAAGCGCATCAAGCTTCCTCCGGGCTTTTCGATTGCGCTTTATGCCATGGTCCCCGATGCGCGCACGCTCGCCGTCGGGAGAGAAGGACGCGCAATCTTTGTCGGCACGGCGGAGAAGCGCGCTTCTGTGATCACGCCCGGCGAGACCAAGGCTGGCTCCGTCGAGCCATTTGCGCCATCGATGAAATTCACGATGCCTCACGGCCTGTGTTTTTCAAAGGACGGCGCGCTCTTTCTCGTCGAGCGCAATCGGGTTACCCGCTTCGACGACGCTGAGAAAACATGGCGCGACGCGGCCGCGAACGCCACGGTCGTGGTAAAGGCCGGCGATCTCATTCCGCGCAGCGAGGAGAGTCGCGGCCACTCATCGCGCGTGTGCCGCATCGGGCCTGACGACAAGCTCTACATCTCGCTCGGCCAACCGAATAATGTCGCGCCGCGAGACAAGCTTGCGCTTTACGAGAAGACGGGAATCGGCGGCGTCATTCGGATGAATCTCGACGGATCGCAGCGCGAAGTCTTCGCGACCGGCATTCGCAATTCCGTCGGCATGGCGTTCGACACGGACGGGTCGCTCTGGTTCACCGACAATCAGGTCGACTCGATGGGCGACGATCGGCCGCCTGGCGAAATCAATCGCGCCGACAGGGCGGGATTGAATTTCGGCTTCCCTTGGTATGGCGGCGGCCATGTGCGCACCAACGAATATGCGCGGGCTGAGCCGCCGAAAGACGTCGTCTTTCCTGTCGTCGAGACCGCGCCGCACGCGGCCGATCTTGGCGTCATGTTTTACCGCGGCGACATGTTTCCGAAGGAATATAAAGGCGCGCTGTTCTACGCGCAGCATGGTTCCTGGGACCGCAGCGTCCCGATCGGCGCGCGGGTGATGGTGACTCTCGCTGGAACAACCGCGAGCACGCCATTTGCAGAGGGCTGGAACGACGGTTCCGGATCCTATCTTGGCCGCCCCGTCGACGTCGCAGAGCTTGCGGATGGCTCGCTTCTCGTCACCGACGATCAGAATGGCGCGATCTACCGGATCACCTATCAAGCGCCGTAA
- a CDS encoding MiaB/RimO family radical SAM methylthiotransferase, whose translation MNAPLRNAEVVTFGCRLNAVESQELAKAHASARETVIVNTCAVTGEATRQARQAIRRLHRERPEAEIVVAGCAARLDPPGFAKIEGVTRVLAEHAPNRALAGNEGTRGLLAVQNGCDHRCTFCIIPFGRGAARSAPPSEVVAQAGALVASGKKEIVLTGVDLTSYGVDLGEDWTLGRLVRLMLTELPQLQRLRLSSVDCIEVDEDLVEAFAEDPRLCPHLHLSLQSGDDLILKRMKRRHSRQDAISLCHTLREARPDIIFGADFIVGFPTETKAMFDATLDIVDACGLTHLHVFPFSPRPGTPAARMPQLAPQIAKERAALLRQKGDAALRRHFDAQSGRTLRLLTERGGTARAADFTLAHTPGVEAGLMIEALCTGHDGRALTTQLTALDR comes from the coding sequence GTGAACGCGCCGCTGCGCAACGCCGAGGTCGTGACCTTCGGCTGCCGGCTTAACGCCGTCGAGTCGCAGGAGCTCGCCAAAGCGCACGCCAGCGCGCGCGAGACGGTGATCGTCAACACCTGCGCCGTCACGGGCGAGGCCACGCGGCAAGCGCGTCAGGCGATCCGCCGCCTGCATCGCGAACGGCCCGAGGCCGAGATCGTCGTCGCCGGATGCGCGGCGCGGCTCGACCCTCCAGGCTTCGCCAAGATTGAAGGGGTGACGCGGGTTCTCGCCGAACATGCGCCAAATCGCGCGCTTGCGGGCAATGAGGGCACGCGCGGGCTGCTTGCCGTGCAGAACGGCTGCGATCATCGCTGCACCTTCTGCATCATTCCGTTCGGCCGCGGCGCGGCGCGCTCGGCGCCGCCCAGTGAGGTCGTCGCGCAGGCCGGCGCGCTTGTGGCGAGCGGCAAAAAGGAGATCGTGCTGACGGGGGTCGATCTCACGAGCTACGGCGTCGACCTTGGCGAAGATTGGACGCTCGGACGCCTCGTGCGTCTAATGCTGACCGAACTACCTCAGCTTCAACGCCTGCGGCTGTCTTCCGTCGATTGCATTGAGGTCGACGAAGATCTCGTCGAGGCTTTTGCGGAAGATCCGCGGCTTTGCCCGCATCTTCATCTGTCGCTGCAGTCCGGCGACGATCTGATCTTGAAGCGCATGAAGCGCCGCCATTCGCGCCAGGACGCGATCAGCCTCTGCCACACGCTGCGCGAGGCGCGGCCCGACATCATCTTTGGTGCCGACTTCATCGTCGGCTTTCCGACCGAGACGAAAGCAATGTTCGACGCCACGCTCGACATTGTCGACGCCTGCGGTCTCACGCATCTCCATGTCTTTCCCTTCTCGCCACGGCCGGGAACGCCGGCCGCGCGCATGCCGCAACTCGCGCCGCAGATCGCCAAAGAGCGCGCGGCGCTATTGCGACAAAAGGGCGACGCCGCGCTACGCCGACATTTCGACGCGCAAAGCGGCAGAACCTTGCGGCTACTGACCGAGCGCGGCGGCACGGCGCGCGCCGCCGATTTTACCCTCGCGCACACGCCGGGCGTCGAAGCGGGTCTGATGATCGAGGCGCTCTGCACCGGCCACGACGGGCGCGCGCTGACGACGCAGCTTACGGCGCTTGATAGGTGA
- the dapF gene encoding diaminopimelate epimerase: protein MAHPLDHLPILRMNGAGNEILILDLRGSEHELAPQEARAIAKAPGLRFDQLMALHTPRKPGDDAYMRIYNIDGSLSAACGNGTRCVAYALAREGKDALRLETDAGLIETRQQADAVFTVDMGRPRLGWQEIPLARAVEDTREVALDPPVAGAPSRFSAVSMGNPHAVFFVDDATQLDLETLGPRIERHPLFPERVNVSFAQMLSRDDILLRVWERGTGATKACGSAACATLVAAARVGLSERAARLRLPGGDLQIEWRADDHVLMTGAVEFEFETRLDPQIFEGVAA from the coding sequence ATGGCGCATCCACTCGACCATCTTCCGATTCTGCGCATGAACGGCGCCGGAAACGAGATTCTCATTCTCGATTTGCGCGGGAGCGAGCATGAGCTCGCGCCGCAGGAAGCGCGCGCCATCGCCAAGGCGCCCGGCCTGCGCTTCGATCAGCTGATGGCGCTCCATACGCCGCGCAAGCCTGGCGACGACGCGTATATGCGCATCTACAATATCGACGGTTCTCTCTCCGCCGCCTGCGGCAACGGCACGCGCTGCGTCGCCTATGCGCTGGCGCGCGAAGGCAAGGACGCGTTGCGTCTGGAGACGGACGCCGGCCTCATCGAGACGCGGCAGCAGGCCGATGCGGTCTTCACCGTCGACATGGGTCGCCCGCGGTTGGGCTGGCAGGAGATTCCGCTCGCCCGCGCCGTCGAAGATACCCGCGAGGTCGCGCTCGATCCGCCCGTCGCCGGGGCGCCGTCGCGTTTCTCCGCGGTCAGCATGGGCAATCCTCATGCGGTGTTCTTTGTCGACGACGCGACGCAGCTTGATCTCGAGACGCTTGGCCCGCGCATCGAACGCCATCCGCTCTTTCCCGAACGCGTCAATGTCTCCTTCGCACAGATGCTTTCGCGCGACGATATTCTGCTGCGCGTCTGGGAGCGTGGAACCGGCGCGACCAAGGCGTGCGGCTCCGCCGCCTGCGCGACGCTCGTCGCCGCCGCGCGCGTGGGGCTCAGCGAACGCGCGGCGCGTCTGCGCCTGCCCGGCGGCGATCTCCAAATCGAATGGCGCGCCGACGATCATGTGCTGATGACGGGGGCGGTCGAGTTCGAATTCGAAACCAGGCTCGATCCCCAGATTTTTGAAGGCGTAGCCGCGTGA
- a CDS encoding GyrI-like domain-containing protein, translating to MEEEPGLLDSLRRHWRALAIFIVLVAGAAIYSERALVPVGGVQEADKSATPQKPTPPNAAPDTTSGGTSDAKPSESKPSEARPPESGPTDVKPGDASPPPGVADDAAQAVMSQTVTVDARPAAVTKGQGKWEDAGKTVGEALARLSEAVGKAGLAVNGRPFAVFTKTDDTGFAFEAMVPLAAAPEGKPKLPEGVSIGASPAGKALKFQHRGAYDEIEATYEAIAAYLDEKGLDTKDLILEEYLTDFKGDDASVDVDIYVFLK from the coding sequence ATGGAAGAAGAACCGGGCTTGCTGGACAGCCTGCGACGCCATTGGCGTGCGCTGGCGATCTTCATCGTTCTGGTCGCGGGCGCCGCGATCTATTCCGAACGCGCGCTGGTTCCCGTCGGCGGCGTTCAGGAGGCGGACAAATCCGCCACGCCGCAAAAGCCTACACCGCCAAACGCGGCGCCAGATACGACATCCGGCGGGACGAGCGACGCCAAGCCGAGCGAGTCGAAGCCGAGCGAGGCCCGTCCTCCCGAGTCCGGTCCGACTGACGTCAAGCCAGGCGACGCCAGCCCGCCTCCGGGCGTCGCTGACGATGCGGCGCAGGCCGTGATGAGTCAGACCGTGACCGTCGACGCGCGCCCTGCCGCTGTGACTAAGGGGCAGGGCAAGTGGGAGGATGCCGGCAAGACCGTCGGCGAGGCTCTCGCCAGGCTCAGCGAGGCGGTCGGAAAGGCGGGGCTTGCGGTCAACGGTCGGCCTTTCGCCGTCTTTACCAAAACCGACGACACGGGCTTCGCTTTCGAGGCGATGGTTCCGCTTGCGGCGGCGCCGGAAGGCAAGCCCAAGCTGCCTGAGGGCGTCAGCATCGGCGCGTCGCCCGCCGGAAAGGCGCTTAAATTCCAGCATCGCGGCGCCTATGACGAGATCGAGGCCACCTATGAGGCCATCGCCGCCTATCTCGACGAGAAGGGGCTCGATACGAAGGATCTCATTCTCGAGGAATATCTCACCGACTTTAAGGGCGACGACGCGAGCGTCGACGTCGATATTTATGTGTTTTTGAAGTGA
- a CDS encoding AbrB/MazE/SpoVT family DNA-binding domain-containing protein, giving the protein MGNSSGLIIPKPFLAEIGADVGDDVELTVEKGRLVVTPVKKRVREGWGDDARRIAEHGDDALLWPEFGNEGDEKLTW; this is encoded by the coding sequence ATGGGAAACTCTTCCGGCTTGATCATCCCCAAGCCGTTCCTTGCCGAAATTGGGGCGGATGTCGGGGACGACGTCGAATTGACCGTCGAGAAAGGCCGCCTTGTGGTCACGCCAGTCAAAAAGCGCGTGCGCGAGGGTTGGGGCGATGACGCCCGCCGCATCGCCGAGCATGGCGATGACGCGCTTCTATGGCCGGAGTTTGGCAATGAAGGCGACGAAAAACTGACGTGGTGA
- a CDS encoding type II toxin-antitoxin system PemK/MazF family toxin, with amino-acid sequence MVKRGEIWLAALDPTVGSEIQKTRPCLIVSPPEMHDHLRTAIVAPLTTGSRPAGFRVALTFKGKRGLVLLDQIRAIDKQRLVKRLGKASESTLASILAGLREVFED; translated from the coding sequence GTGGTGAAGCGCGGCGAAATCTGGCTCGCAGCGCTCGATCCGACGGTCGGGAGCGAAATTCAGAAGACGCGGCCATGCCTGATCGTTTCGCCGCCGGAAATGCATGACCACTTGCGCACTGCGATCGTCGCGCCACTGACGACGGGAAGCCGCCCCGCCGGCTTTCGCGTCGCGCTGACTTTCAAGGGCAAGCGCGGGCTCGTGCTGCTTGATCAAATTCGCGCAATCGACAAGCAGCGGCTCGTCAAGCGCTTGGGCAAAGCCTCCGAATCTACGCTCGCGTCAATTCTCGCTGGCCTTCGTGAGGTCTTTGAAGATTAG
- a CDS encoding helix-turn-helix domain-containing protein produces MPIIVNLDVMLAKRKMRSRDLAAQIGIAEQNVSLLKSGKVKGVRFDTLEKICEILQCQPGDILEYRPDDTTTP; encoded by the coding sequence ATGCCGATCATCGTCAATCTCGACGTGATGCTGGCGAAGCGCAAGATGCGCTCGCGCGATCTCGCCGCGCAAATCGGCATCGCCGAACAGAATGTGAGCCTGTTGAAGTCGGGCAAGGTGAAGGGCGTGCGCTTCGACACGCTCGAAAAAATCTGCGAAATTCTGCAATGTCAGCCGGGCGACATTCTCGAATATCGGCCGGACGACACGACGACGCCGTAA
- a CDS encoding DUF2975 domain-containing protein encodes MTDFAALSSFDDRRLDSLRRRIGWLCQTLRFALVGYCLWILVTIVMFWSDESLVVSRFASLKVDVEGLSADQRLAAFGVSFVIWALLVVACYAGWRLFSGYLEGRIFTPDAAGWLRCLALAGLIAALVDIAARPLTSLILTAHKPAGAHMVSIYLRPEDLSTIMLLATLLALAHIQKTAADIADENAQIV; translated from the coding sequence ATGACCGACTTCGCTGCCCTTTCTTCCTTCGATGACCGTCGCCTCGACTCGCTGCGCCGCCGCATCGGCTGGCTCTGCCAAACGCTGCGCTTTGCGCTCGTCGGCTATTGCCTCTGGATTCTCGTCACGATCGTGATGTTCTGGAGCGACGAGTCGCTGGTCGTTTCGCGATTTGCGTCGCTGAAGGTCGATGTCGAAGGCCTGTCCGCCGATCAGCGGCTTGCGGCCTTCGGCGTCAGCTTCGTGATCTGGGCGCTACTCGTCGTCGCCTGCTACGCCGGCTGGAGACTGTTCTCGGGCTATCTTGAAGGGCGCATCTTCACGCCCGATGCGGCCGGATGGCTGCGCTGCCTTGCACTCGCAGGCCTCATCGCGGCGCTCGTCGATATCGCCGCGCGACCGCTAACGTCGCTCATCCTCACGGCGCACAAGCCGGCGGGCGCGCATATGGTGTCGATCTATCTGCGACCTGAGGATCTTTCGACAATCATGCTGCTCGCGACGCTCCTCGCGCTCGCCCATATCCAGAAGACCGCGGCCGACATCGCCGATGAAAACGCGCAGATCGTCTGA
- the carA gene encoding glutamine-hydrolyzing carbamoyl-phosphate synthase small subunit: protein MTFDQDNGWKKPLHTGMLVLAGGEVIEGYGLGAVGEAVGEVCFNTAMTGYQEILTDPSYAAQIVTFTFPHIGNVGTNDEDVETVDLDKSAGAVGAIFGAPCTDPSNFRAQKPLADWLASRGVVGMSGIDTRALTTLIRERGMQNAVIAYAPDGCFDIAALKARAAAWPGIDGMDLVPSVGSKERYDWRETIWRLGGGYGARSGAPKYRVVAIDYGVKRNILRLLAEQDCEVVVAPASATCQEILALNPDGVFLSNGPGDPAETGKYAAPVIRDLLEAKIPTFGICLGHQMMALAVGAKTKKMPQGHHGANHPVKDFTTGKVEIVSMNHGFAVDRDSLPANAVETHRSLFDGSNCGIALTDRPAFSVQHHPEASPGPQDSHYLFRRFVEMMEKAKAT from the coding sequence ATGACCTTCGATCAAGATAACGGCTGGAAGAAACCCCTCCACACCGGCATGCTGGTTCTCGCCGGCGGCGAAGTGATCGAGGGCTATGGGCTCGGCGCCGTTGGCGAAGCGGTCGGCGAAGTCTGCTTCAACACCGCCATGACCGGTTATCAGGAAATCCTCACGGACCCGTCCTACGCCGCGCAGATCGTCACCTTCACTTTTCCCCACATCGGCAATGTCGGGACCAACGACGAAGACGTCGAAACCGTCGATCTCGACAAGAGCGCCGGCGCGGTCGGCGCCATCTTCGGCGCGCCCTGCACCGACCCCTCGAATTTCCGCGCCCAGAAGCCGCTCGCCGACTGGCTCGCCTCGCGCGGCGTTGTCGGCATGAGCGGCATCGACACGCGCGCGCTGACGACGCTCATTCGCGAGCGCGGCATGCAGAACGCCGTCATCGCCTATGCGCCGGATGGCTGCTTCGACATTGCGGCGCTGAAAGCGAGGGCCGCCGCCTGGCCGGGCATCGACGGCATGGACCTGGTGCCGAGCGTCGGTTCAAAGGAGCGTTACGACTGGCGCGAGACGATTTGGCGACTTGGCGGCGGCTATGGCGCGCGCAGCGGGGCGCCCAAATATCGCGTGGTCGCGATCGACTATGGCGTGAAGCGCAACATCCTGCGGCTTCTCGCCGAACAGGATTGCGAAGTGGTGGTCGCGCCCGCCAGCGCGACGTGCCAGGAGATCTTGGCGCTCAACCCTGACGGCGTCTTTCTCTCGAACGGCCCCGGCGATCCGGCTGAAACCGGCAAATACGCCGCGCCGGTGATCCGCGACCTGCTCGAAGCAAAAATTCCGACCTTCGGCATTTGTCTTGGCCATCAGATGATGGCGCTCGCCGTCGGCGCGAAGACGAAGAAAATGCCGCAGGGCCATCACGGCGCCAATCATCCGGTCAAGGATTTCACCACCGGCAAGGTCGAGATCGTCTCGATGAATCACGGCTTCGCGGTCGATCGCGACAGCCTGCCGGCAAACGCCGTCGAGACGCATCGCTCGCTGTTTGATGGCTCGAACTGCGGCATCGCGCTGACGGATCGTCCGGCGTTCTCGGTACAGCATCATCCCGAGGCGTCGCCCGGGCCGCAGGACAGCCATTATCTTTTCCGCCGCTTCGTCGAGATGATGGAAAAGGCGAAGGCGACCTAA
- a CDS encoding GatB/YqeY domain-containing protein — translation MREKIAADLKTAMKAGERAKVDALRLINAALKDKDIEARGAGKTLSGDDELALLQKMIKSRQESLEIYEKAGREDLAGKERGEIAVISHYLPQQLSEAEAAQAVKAAIAETGAASIKDMGKVVAALKAKYTGRMDFGKASAAVKAALSG, via the coding sequence ATGCGCGAGAAGATTGCGGCGGACCTCAAGACGGCGATGAAGGCGGGCGAGCGCGCCAAGGTCGACGCGCTGCGGCTCATCAACGCGGCGCTGAAGGACAAGGACATCGAAGCGCGCGGCGCAGGCAAGACGCTCAGCGGGGACGACGAGCTCGCGCTGCTCCAGAAAATGATCAAGAGCCGGCAGGAGTCGCTGGAAATCTATGAAAAAGCCGGGCGCGAGGATCTCGCTGGCAAGGAGCGCGGCGAAATCGCGGTGATTTCCCACTATTTGCCGCAGCAGCTCTCCGAGGCGGAAGCGGCGCAGGCCGTGAAGGCGGCAATCGCCGAGACCGGCGCGGCCTCGATCAAGGACATGGGCAAGGTCGTCGCCGCGCTCAAGGCGAAATATACGGGGCGGATGGATTTCGGCAAAGCCAGCGCCGCGGTGAAGGCGGCGCTGTCGGGGTAG
- the thiD gene encoding bifunctional hydroxymethylpyrimidine kinase/phosphomethylpyrimidine kinase, whose amino-acid sequence MPQIYRVLSIAGSDPSGGAGVQADLKTFSAFGCYGMAAITALTAQNTQGVTACYPVAPEIVAAQIEAVLSDIRPDAIKIGMLATPDIARAVADTLARYKARNIVLDPVLVPTQGVSLASAGLEAALVAALLPLARLATPNLYEASALTQTPLASNADEMAAQGRLLCDAGAHAVLVKGGDLEGEPVDVLFEAGERRIFRGRRIPTRNTHGTGCALSSAIACELAKGAPLIDAIAAAKAWLEGALEAADQLRLSEGRGPPHHFYALWR is encoded by the coding sequence ATGCCTCAAATATACCGCGTCCTCTCCATCGCCGGCTCCGACCCGTCGGGCGGCGCCGGCGTTCAGGCTGATCTGAAAACCTTCTCGGCCTTCGGCTGCTACGGCATGGCGGCGATCACGGCGCTCACCGCGCAGAACACGCAGGGCGTGACCGCTTGCTATCCCGTCGCGCCAGAGATTGTCGCGGCGCAAATCGAGGCGGTGCTATCGGACATCCGCCCCGACGCGATCAAGATCGGCATGCTGGCCACGCCGGACATCGCCCGGGCGGTCGCCGATACGCTGGCGCGCTACAAGGCGCGTAACATCGTGCTCGATCCGGTGCTGGTGCCGACGCAAGGCGTCAGCCTCGCCTCGGCCGGGCTGGAGGCTGCGCTGGTTGCGGCCCTCCTTCCCCTCGCGCGTCTCGCAACGCCCAACCTCTATGAGGCGAGCGCGCTCACGCAAACGCCCCTCGCCAGTAACGCTGATGAGATGGCGGCGCAGGGACGGCTCCTCTGCGACGCCGGCGCCCACGCCGTGCTGGTCAAGGGCGGCGATCTCGAGGGCGAACCTGTCGACGTTCTTTTCGAGGCCGGAGAGAGAAGGATTTTTCGCGGGCGGCGCATTCCGACGCGCAACACGCATGGGACCGGTTGCGCCCTGTCCTCGGCCATCGCTTGCGAACTCGCCAAAGGCGCGCCGCTGATCGACGCCATCGCCGCCGCCAAAGCTTGGCTCGAAGGCGCGCTGGAGGCCGCGGACCAGCTGCGATTGAGCGAAGGCCGCGGTCCGCCGCACCATTTCTATGCGCTGTGGCGCTGA
- a CDS encoding HepT-like ribonuclease domain-containing protein, whose product MPSKASDPYRRLIDIRDNIRFAHSFVEGLTYEAFSGNLLVFYGVTRRLEIISEASRGLPAELKERHSHIQWSAIAGAGNVYRHDYEAVERRLIWGTIHERLPELLAVVEQELAGSSE is encoded by the coding sequence ATGCCTTCTAAGGCCTCTGACCCCTATCGGCGGCTTATCGACATTCGCGACAACATTCGCTTCGCTCACAGTTTCGTTGAAGGCCTTACCTATGAAGCCTTTTCTGGTAATCTGCTGGTGTTTTATGGGGTGACGCGGCGCCTCGAAATTATTTCGGAAGCTTCGAGAGGCTTGCCTGCGGAACTGAAAGAACGACATTCCCACATTCAGTGGTCCGCCATCGCAGGCGCGGGCAATGTTTATCGTCATGACTATGAGGCGGTTGAGCGACGGCTCATCTGGGGAACCATTCACGAACGCCTTCCGGAATTGCTTGCAGTCGTTGAGCAGGAACTCGCGGGTTCAAGCGAATAG